One Campylobacter sp. RM16192 genomic region harbors:
- a CDS encoding DUF3972 domain-containing protein, giving the protein MQTYLSIDEFCKLVHLDREVIEGMIKRGVLNTKEQDGKIYIEANEGTMSVVPSVSANLSITSKPSEGFSFVEKTIGTILNLHEKVLDAKDETLDALRNENKFLKEALFSMQELYDDDRKTIDTLNEQLKKANEEIEFLKRKYKLMWNKAVENFKDS; this is encoded by the coding sequence ATGCAGACTTATTTAAGCATCGATGAATTTTGCAAGCTTGTGCATTTGGATCGTGAAGTGATAGAAGGCATGATAAAGCGCGGAGTGCTAAATACAAAAGAGCAAGACGGCAAAATTTACATAGAGGCAAACGAAGGCACGATGAGCGTAGTTCCAAGCGTAAGCGCAAATTTAAGCATAACAAGCAAGCCAAGCGAAGGGTTTAGCTTCGTTGAAAAGACGATAGGAACCATCCTAAATTTGCACGAAAAGGTGCTTGACGCTAAGGACGAAACGCTTGATGCTCTAAGAAATGAGAATAAATTTTTAAAAGAGGCGCTTTTTTCTATGCAAGAGCTTTACGATGATGATAGAAAGACTATAGATACGCTTAACGAACAGCTTAAAAAGGCTAACGAAGAGATAGAGTTCTTAAAGCGTAAATATAAGCTCATGTGGAATAAAGCTGTGGAAAATTTCAAGGATAGCTAG
- the waaA gene encoding lipid IV(A) 3-deoxy-D-manno-octulosonic acid transferase yields the protein MVIIYYILALIAFAIGALPLLFIAFKTKYHRSIPARFFLFNNPKFNEADIHFHACSFGEIRSIAPLLKKFESMAVSVITKTGFDEAKKITPNTRFLPFEIFIPFWLKRSKILVIFEAELWLMLVFWAKFKGSRVILINARISDRSYKRYLKFKFFYNEFFKFIDKIYAQSELDKQRLISLGAKNVVINGNIKSAFLPSISKAYTKPKERIIVLASTHKGEEELLLNHINLRESDKLILVPRHPERFDEAGEILAKFARNHGFSFERFSKSQNFSAKCVLVDTMGELVNIYAISDIVILGGSFVPNVGGHNPIEAVQFENSIITGEFIFNQKALFEQVDDVVFTKAEYIGDLLKKELKKSKIRSLGSADEIIKDIKDSCERGKSL from the coding sequence TTGGTAATAATATATTATATTTTAGCTCTGATTGCATTTGCGATCGGGGCTTTACCGCTTCTTTTTATCGCTTTTAAAACAAAATATCACCGCTCGATTCCCGCTAGATTTTTTCTTTTTAACAATCCCAAATTTAATGAAGCAGACATTCATTTTCATGCTTGCTCGTTTGGTGAAATTCGCTCTATTGCGCCACTTTTAAAGAAATTTGAGAGTATGGCCGTAAGCGTGATAACAAAAACAGGATTTGACGAAGCTAAAAAGATAACGCCAAACACAAGATTTTTGCCGTTTGAAATTTTTATCCCTTTTTGGCTTAAAAGATCTAAAATTTTAGTTATCTTTGAAGCAGAACTTTGGCTTATGCTTGTGTTTTGGGCTAAATTTAAAGGCTCAAGAGTTATTTTGATAAATGCTAGAATTTCAGATAGAAGCTATAAAAGATACTTGAAATTTAAGTTTTTTTATAATGAATTTTTTAAATTTATAGATAAAATTTATGCGCAAAGCGAGCTTGATAAACAAAGATTAATCAGTCTTGGCGCAAAAAACGTAGTCATAAACGGAAATATCAAATCGGCCTTTTTACCTAGCATTAGTAAAGCTTACACCAAGCCAAAAGAGCGCATTATAGTGCTTGCAAGCACTCATAAAGGGGAAGAAGAGCTGCTTTTAAATCATATAAATTTAAGAGAAAGCGATAAGCTTATTTTGGTTCCGCGCCACCCTGAGAGATTTGATGAAGCGGGTGAAATTTTGGCTAAATTTGCCCGCAATCACGGCTTTAGTTTTGAGAGATTTTCAAAATCTCAAAATTTTAGCGCCAAATGCGTTCTTGTTGATACCATGGGCGAGCTTGTAAATATCTATGCGATATCAGACATCGTGATTTTGGGTGGCAGTTTTGTGCCAAATGTCGGCGGACACAATCCGATCGAGGCGGTTCAGTTTGAAAATAGTATAATTACGGGCGAGTTTATATTTAACCAAAAGGCTCTTTTTGAACAGGTTGATGATGTGGTATTTACTAAAGCCGAGTATATCGGCGATTTACTTAAAAAAGAGCTGAAAAAGAGTAAAATCCGTTCGCTTGGAAGTGCGGATGAAATCATAAAAGACATTAAGGATAGTTGTGAAAGAGGAAAAAGCTTATAA
- a CDS encoding zinc ribbon domain-containing protein, whose protein sequence is MNKYLEQLVDLAQIDKEIDGFGPRLEKVERVLRATKDEQAGIAEQISNIDEAVAELKFQKSQTNAHIAEFSAKIKDVSKKSSAAKTEKEIKALQLEDELAREQLEAANDEIERLEKIIANKNDLKTELEAKSAELTTSLQKIEADIAQEVSAIEKERAEIYAKKDKLIGDMNQKILTFYEKIRKWAHNTAVVPVKKQACYGCFMQINDKTYSAVIKGEDVVTCPHCGRILYKETAE, encoded by the coding sequence ATGAATAAATATTTAGAGCAGCTTGTCGATCTTGCCCAAATCGATAAAGAGATTGACGGATTTGGACCTAGACTAGAAAAAGTCGAGCGTGTTTTAAGAGCGACAAAAGATGAGCAAGCAGGCATTGCCGAGCAAATTTCAAATATTGACGAAGCCGTAGCCGAGTTAAAATTTCAAAAATCGCAAACCAACGCTCATATCGCTGAATTTTCTGCCAAGATTAAAGATGTCTCAAAGAAAAGCTCGGCAGCAAAAACCGAAAAAGAGATCAAGGCTCTTCAGCTTGAAGATGAGCTTGCCAGAGAGCAACTTGAGGCTGCGAATGATGAGATTGAAAGGCTTGAAAAGATAATCGCAAATAAAAACGATCTAAAAACCGAGCTTGAAGCTAAAAGTGCCGAGCTTACAACAAGCCTGCAAAAAATTGAAGCCGACATCGCTCAAGAGGTAAGTGCGATAGAAAAAGAAAGAGCTGAAATTTATGCAAAAAAAGATAAGCTGATCGGCGATATGAATCAAAAAATTCTTACATTTTACGAGAAAATTCGCAAATGGGCTCACAACACCGCCGTAGTACCTGTAAAAAAACAAGCATGCTATGGCTGTTTCATGCAGATAAATGATAAAACTTATTCTGCGGTTATAAAGGGCGAAGATGTCGTTACTTGCCCACATTGCGGAAGAATTTTATATAAAGAGACGGCTGAATAG
- the glyQ gene encoding glycine--tRNA ligase subunit alpha, producing MTFSQIILTLQNYWQELGCVILQPYDMPAGAGTYHQATFLRSLGKKPWATAYVAPSRRPTDGRYGENPNRLGAYYQFQVLIKPSPENIQELYLKSLEKLGFDLKKHDIRFVEDNWESPTLGAWGLGWEVWLDGMEVTQFTYFQQVGGITCDLISAEITYGLERLAMYLQDVDSVYDIVWDDNGGNVVTYGDVHKQGEYEWSKYNFEVADTKMLFNQFENAFNECKNCLEAKISLPAYDYCMLAAHTFNVLDARGAISVTQRQDYILKIRELAKECALTYKASIDEQEANS from the coding sequence ATGACATTTTCACAAATTATTTTAACACTGCAAAACTACTGGCAAGAGCTTGGCTGTGTGATACTTCAGCCATACGATATGCCCGCAGGCGCAGGAACATACCATCAAGCGACATTTTTAAGAAGTCTTGGCAAAAAGCCTTGGGCGACAGCTTATGTAGCGCCATCTCGCCGTCCGACTGACGGTAGATACGGAGAAAATCCAAACCGCTTGGGAGCGTATTATCAGTTTCAAGTTTTAATCAAACCAAGCCCTGAAAACATCCAAGAGCTTTATCTAAAAAGCCTTGAAAAACTTGGTTTTGATCTTAAAAAGCATGATATCCGCTTTGTCGAGGATAACTGGGAGAGTCCAACACTTGGCGCATGGGGGCTTGGTTGGGAAGTTTGGCTTGACGGTATGGAAGTGACGCAATTTACGTATTTTCAGCAGGTGGGCGGCATCACTTGCGATCTAATAAGTGCCGAGATAACATACGGGCTTGAGCGCCTTGCTATGTATCTGCAAGATGTTGATAGCGTATATGACATCGTTTGGGACGATAATGGCGGCAATGTCGTAACTTACGGCGATGTGCATAAGCAAGGCGAGTATGAGTGGAGTAAATATAACTTCGAAGTTGCCGATACGAAGATGCTTTTTAATCAGTTTGAAAACGCCTTTAATGAGTGCAAAAACTGCTTAGAGGCTAAAATTTCACTTCCTGCGTATGATTATTGCATGCTTGCGGCACATACTTTTAACGTGCTTGACGCGCGTGGAGCGATTTCCGTAACTCAAAGACAAGATTATATCCTGAAAATTCGCGAGCTGGCCAAAGAGTGCGCGCTAACTTACAAGGCTAGCATAGATGAGCAAGAGGCGAATTCGTAA
- a CDS encoding GyrI-like domain-containing protein, translating to MQIVEQKESFEICGLKIRTDNASEMNGGGKIADLWREFLNSSYNGTDEIYAVYHEYESDVNGSYSLLVGTKGSPRGVYEKVTVEVGKYAVFSKEGTDEKAVTELWREIWEFFENSNLKRAYVTDFEKYLKDKIEIYVSTN from the coding sequence GTGCAAATTGTAGAGCAAAAAGAAAGCTTTGAAATTTGCGGACTAAAAATTCGTACGGATAACGCTAGCGAAATGAACGGCGGCGGTAAAATAGCTGATTTATGGAGAGAATTTTTAAACTCCAGCTATAACGGAACGGATGAAATTTATGCCGTTTATCATGAGTATGAAAGCGACGTAAACGGCTCTTACTCTTTACTTGTTGGCACCAAAGGCTCGCCGCGCGGAGTTTATGAAAAAGTTACCGTAGAAGTTGGCAAATATGCCGTATTTAGCAAAGAAGGCACCGATGAGAAAGCCGTGACAGAGCTTTGGCGTGAAATTTGGGAGTTTTTTGAAAACTCGAATTTAAAAAGAGCCTACGTGACGGACTTTGAAAAGTATTTAAAAGACAAAATAGAAATTTATGTATCTACAAATTAA
- a CDS encoding peptidase U32 family protein, translating to MKRPELLSPAGNLTKLKIALEYGADAVYASVASFSLRTRSAREFNLQTFEEAIDYTHSKGKKFYATVNAFPFNSQIEPLKRHLKTISAMKPDAFIIATPGVMGLAKEIAPEIEVHLSTQANVLNFLDAKIYHDMGAKRIVVAREMNLKDVIKIKEAIPTLDIEIFVHGSMCFAYSGRCLVSSVQSGRMANRGSCANDCRFKYELYAKNDESGVLFRLEEDENGTHIMNSKDLKLAAHIEDIIKSGVVDSFKIEGRTKSEYYAACTARAYKMAIDDAMAGKFDAQIYDAELNTLKNRGFTDGYLVHRPFERPSTQNHFSSLEEGTHQVNAISEDGEFFKCKFKIVLNRPYELVMPIGKDVSETENEICKIYSKDGKKFIELKKLITKKGKEMSEIHSGNENEVNLGVKLPEFSFLREEIR from the coding sequence GTGAAAAGACCCGAGTTATTAAGTCCTGCAGGAAATTTAACCAAACTAAAAATCGCGCTTGAATACGGAGCGGACGCCGTATATGCAAGTGTAGCAAGTTTCTCGCTTAGAACCCGCTCGGCTAGAGAATTTAACTTGCAAACCTTTGAAGAGGCGATAGATTATACTCATTCAAAGGGCAAGAAATTTTACGCTACCGTCAATGCCTTTCCTTTTAACTCGCAAATAGAGCCTTTAAAGCGCCATTTAAAGACGATTTCGGCGATGAAGCCGGATGCTTTCATCATCGCAACGCCGGGCGTTATGGGTCTAGCCAAAGAGATAGCGCCTGAGATAGAGGTTCACCTCTCTACGCAAGCAAACGTGCTAAATTTCTTGGATGCTAAAATTTATCACGATATGGGTGCAAAGCGTATAGTCGTGGCTCGCGAGATGAATTTAAAAGATGTGATCAAGATAAAAGAGGCAATTCCTACGCTCGATATCGAAATTTTCGTACACGGCTCAATGTGTTTTGCGTATTCGGGGCGGTGTTTGGTAAGCTCCGTTCAAAGCGGTCGTATGGCAAATCGCGGAAGCTGTGCGAATGACTGTCGCTTTAAATACGAGCTTTACGCCAAAAACGATGAAAGCGGAGTGCTATTTCGCCTTGAAGAGGATGAAAACGGCACTCATATCATGAATTCAAAGGATTTAAAGCTCGCCGCTCACATAGAAGATATCATAAAATCAGGCGTAGTTGATAGCTTTAAGATAGAAGGGCGCACCAAAAGCGAATACTACGCAGCTTGCACAGCAAGAGCTTATAAAATGGCGATAGATGACGCTATGGCGGGTAAATTTGACGCGCAAATTTATGACGCGGAGCTAAATACGCTTAAAAATCGCGGCTTTACCGATGGATACTTAGTGCATAGACCCTTTGAAAGACCAAGTACGCAAAATCACTTCAGTAGCCTAGAAGAGGGCACTCATCAAGTAAACGCCATAAGCGAGGATGGAGAGTTCTTTAAGTGCAAATTTAAGATAGTTTTAAACAGACCTTACGAGCTTGTAATGCCAATCGGCAAAGACGTAAGCGAAACGGAAAATGAAATTTGTAAAATTTACTCCAAAGATGGCAAGAAATTTATAGAGTTGAAGAAGCTCATCACGAAAAAAGGCAAAGAGATGAGCGAAATTCATAGCGGAAATGAAAATGAGGTGAATTTAGGCGTGAAGTTGCCTGAATTTAGCTTTTTAAGAGAGGAGATAAGATGA
- a CDS encoding RluA family pseudouridine synthase → MKEEKAYKLLALQEGISNNEAKELIDSGLVSARGQKIVVARAMMSVTTKFSVQKMPKPSVIFEDENLIAINKPAFLTSEKVSQIYKFPLLHRLDKETSGVLLLVKNEEFQKKAIEEFKHHRVKKEYIAMVKGILSEDVRVDEPIITLKNKGGAYSKISKDGKEAVSIISPVMVAGKKSLVRVEIPTGRTHQIRVHLNHIGFGIVGDEKYAKNRSKRMYLHAYKIEILGYKFSANLGSDFNDFGFEIGKNFEV, encoded by the coding sequence GTGAAAGAGGAAAAAGCTTATAAACTCCTTGCTTTGCAAGAGGGAATTTCAAACAACGAAGCAAAGGAGCTCATAGATAGCGGATTAGTAAGCGCAAGGGGTCAAAAAATCGTAGTTGCAAGAGCAATGATGAGTGTTACTACTAAATTTAGCGTGCAGAAGATGCCAAAGCCTAGCGTGATATTTGAAGATGAAAATTTAATCGCTATCAATAAGCCTGCGTTTTTGACATCCGAAAAAGTAAGTCAAATTTACAAATTTCCGCTTTTACACCGTCTTGATAAAGAGACTAGTGGAGTGCTTTTGCTTGTTAAAAATGAGGAATTTCAAAAAAAAGCCATTGAGGAATTTAAACATCACCGAGTGAAAAAAGAGTATATCGCGATGGTTAAAGGAATTTTAAGTGAAGATGTGAGAGTTGATGAACCTATAATCACTCTTAAAAATAAAGGCGGAGCGTATTCGAAAATTTCAAAAGATGGGAAAGAGGCTGTTTCTATAATTTCACCTGTCATGGTGGCGGGCAAAAAAAGCTTGGTGAGAGTTGAAATCCCAACAGGCAGAACTCATCAGATAAGAGTGCACCTAAATCATATCGGATTTGGTATAGTCGGCGATGAAAAATATGCTAAAAACAGATCAAAGCGAATGTATTTGCATGCGTATAAAATAGAAATTTTAGGATATAAATTCAGCGCTAATTTGGGAAGTGATTTTAATGATTTTGGCTTTGAGATAGGCAAGAATTTTGAAGTTTAA
- a CDS encoding Nif3-like dinuclear metal center hexameric protein yields the protein MKIAEIYKFLNELSPFENQESWDNSGLIIGSPHDEVSQIYLSLDIDFELLSKVKPNSLIITHHPLIFKGLKSINSSLYPSSLITQMIKKEISLISLHTNYDLSHLNEYVASEILGFKEYEKDEFLLYMDVNFSFEELCDFIKDKFSLQTLRVAKTTNENRIRRLALCTGSGGDLISKVKADAFLSGDFKYHQALEAKMNGLNLIDIGHFETERYFGESLAKYLQNLGVFIIITNSKNPFVYR from the coding sequence ATGAAAATAGCTGAAATTTATAAATTTTTAAATGAGCTAAGCCCATTTGAAAATCAAGAAAGCTGGGATAATAGCGGGCTTATAATCGGCTCGCCCCACGATGAAGTGAGTCAAATTTATCTAAGCCTTGATATTGATTTTGAGCTTTTGAGCAAAGTTAAGCCAAATTCGCTTATCATTACTCACCATCCGCTGATATTTAAAGGACTAAAAAGCATAAATTCAAGTCTTTATCCAAGCTCGCTCATAACGCAAATGATAAAAAAAGAAATTTCATTAATAAGCCTTCATACGAATTACGATTTAAGCCATCTAAACGAATATGTAGCAAGCGAAATTTTGGGTTTTAAAGAGTATGAAAAAGATGAATTTTTGCTTTATATGGATGTGAATTTTAGCTTTGAAGAGCTTTGTGATTTTATAAAGGATAAATTTAGCCTGCAAACTTTAAGAGTTGCAAAAACTACTAACGAAAATAGAATTCGCCGTCTTGCACTCTGCACTGGAAGCGGCGGAGATCTTATATCAAAAGTTAAAGCCGACGCATTTTTGAGCGGGGACTTTAAATATCATCAAGCGCTTGAAGCTAAGATGAACGGATTAAATTTGATAGACATAGGGCATTTTGAAACAGAGCGCTATTTTGGGGAATCCTTGGCAAAATATTTGCAAAATTTGGGAGTTTTCATTATAATAACTAACTCAAAAAACCCATTTGTATACCGCTAA
- the purE gene encoding 5-(carboxyamino)imidazole ribonucleotide mutase — translation MKFVSIIMGSKSDYEIVNEAAKVLEKFEVSYELIISSAHRSPKRTSEYVSSAESRGAQVFIAAAGMAAHLAGAIAANTTRPVIGIPMGGSSLSGVDALYSTVQMPAGMPVGTVAIGKAGAVNAAYLALQILALNDSSLDERLRADRDAKAKAVEEDSKKVEVLLA, via the coding sequence ATGAAATTTGTTTCGATCATAATGGGAAGCAAGAGCGATTACGAGATAGTAAACGAAGCGGCGAAAGTTTTAGAAAAATTTGAAGTAAGCTATGAGCTTATCATCTCTTCGGCGCATAGAAGCCCAAAGAGAACCAGCGAATATGTATCAAGCGCGGAAAGCAGAGGAGCTCAGGTGTTTATCGCAGCAGCAGGCATGGCGGCTCACTTGGCAGGAGCGATCGCTGCAAATACAACTCGCCCCGTTATCGGCATACCGATGGGCGGAAGCTCATTAAGCGGCGTTGATGCGCTTTATTCTACGGTGCAAATGCCTGCGGGCATGCCAGTTGGAACAGTTGCCATCGGCAAGGCCGGAGCGGTAAATGCGGCCTATCTTGCGCTTCAAATTTTAGCGCTTAATGATAGCTCGCTTGATGAGAGATTAAGAGCCGATAGAGACGCTAAGGCAAAAGCGGTCGAGGAAGACTCGAAAAAAGTGGAGGTCTTACTCGCGTAA